The Spirosoma foliorum genome has a window encoding:
- a CDS encoding DUF418 domain-containing protein: MRALFSMLFGAGIILFLARNRATSGMAAPELFIRRQLWLAVFGLVNALGLLWHNDILFSYGIVGIFLFPFKRLSPKTILLCAVVAGLIYSGKNYWNFAEQKQKYEKYQQVVAVEKKVKAAKPAAKKVKLTDEQKEDKETWEGIVKSKKYDKKADKVNVLAMRSDYSTVWNHQLPKAQQMEAPFFYRFGLWDIASMMLLGMALFKWGFFSNQLTTGQYTLLAIGGLLIGQTIAWLSLPSHELAITDYSKFISTSIVPLSDLLMPFERAFSGIGWASLVLLLYRSGVAQWLWKSLAAVGQMAFTNYLMQSVLCTLFFYGYGLGYYGDLKFYQLYFVVAEVWLIQLVFSTVWLHFFRFGPLEWLWRSLTYGEQQPMRLTQPSPAPTPVLL, encoded by the coding sequence ATGCGAGCGCTCTTCTCCATGCTGTTCGGTGCGGGAATCATTCTGTTTCTAGCCAGAAATAGGGCCACTTCAGGCATGGCAGCACCAGAGCTATTTATTCGACGTCAACTTTGGCTGGCTGTATTTGGATTAGTCAATGCGCTTGGTCTGCTGTGGCATAACGACATCCTATTTAGCTATGGCATTGTGGGCATTTTTCTGTTCCCCTTCAAGCGCCTTTCCCCAAAAACAATATTGCTGTGTGCAGTTGTCGCGGGTCTTATTTACAGTGGAAAGAATTACTGGAATTTCGCCGAACAGAAGCAGAAATATGAAAAGTATCAGCAAGTGGTTGCGGTTGAAAAAAAGGTTAAAGCAGCCAAGCCTGCGGCCAAAAAAGTAAAACTGACCGACGAACAAAAAGAGGATAAGGAGACCTGGGAAGGTATCGTCAAGAGCAAAAAGTACGACAAAAAAGCCGACAAGGTGAATGTCCTGGCTATGCGTTCCGACTATAGTACGGTCTGGAATCATCAATTGCCCAAAGCGCAACAAATGGAAGCCCCTTTCTTCTACCGATTTGGACTTTGGGATATTGCGTCAATGATGTTGCTGGGCATGGCCTTATTTAAATGGGGCTTTTTTTCAAATCAGCTCACGACCGGACAATACACCTTGTTAGCAATTGGAGGTTTGCTTATTGGTCAAACGATAGCCTGGCTTTCGCTTCCTTCTCACGAACTGGCCATAACCGACTACAGCAAATTTATTAGCACCAGTATAGTACCGCTTAGCGATCTGCTGATGCCGTTTGAACGAGCCTTCTCGGGTATTGGCTGGGCTAGCCTGGTTTTACTGCTGTATCGATCAGGAGTAGCGCAGTGGCTTTGGAAATCGTTGGCGGCAGTGGGGCAAATGGCCTTCACCAACTACCTCATGCAGTCGGTGTTGTGTACGCTATTTTTTTACGGCTATGGCCTCGGCTATTACGGCGATCTGAAGTTCTATCAGCTCTACTTTGTCGTCGCCGAAGTTTGGTTGATCCAACTGGTCTTCAGTACAGTCTGGTTGCATTTCTTTCGATTCGGCCCATTGGAATGGCTCTGGCGTTCACTGACTTATGGTGAGCAGCAACCCATGCGATTAACGCAACCATCTCCAGCCCCAACGCCTGTTTTGCTTTGA
- a CDS encoding DUF418 domain-containing protein, giving the protein METNPISLIPADTTAPIYADTVLSERNQEINERAPQPVAKADRIQTIDLIRGFALLGILMMNIPGFGFLWTTLRTVLSKPEGPDFYAFTIVGVAFEGTMRGLFSMLFGAGMVLFTQNKQESENGPTVAEYYYRRLLWLVLFGVFNAYILLWFGDILFFYGLCGMLLYPFRRTKAAWLIGLAIACLGINTIRTELWYSELRSNRSGYLEAVALEKVHKKPTEKQKEAKAAWEKFEKNTKRDPKKEAKELKAMRGDYGTVFAHLLPRNSDDEIYGTYFGGWDMLLMMFVGMALLQWGFFANKLPTSTYLLTLLIGYGIGLPISWFYVKSEVTWLVHPTQVVDNFRTIPFQVYDVRRILLALGHASLLILIYRSNVVPWLMKSLTAVGQMAFTNYLMQSIICTLFFYGYGLGYYGKLAYHQLYYVVACVWLFQLIISPIWLNYFRFGPFEWVWRSLTYWKAQPMRRTLTTD; this is encoded by the coding sequence ATGGAAACAAATCCAATCTCACTCATACCTGCCGACACTACGGCCCCAATCTACGCTGATACTGTACTGTCGGAACGCAATCAGGAAATAAACGAACGAGCTCCACAACCCGTAGCAAAAGCCGATCGTATTCAAACGATCGATCTGATTCGGGGATTTGCCTTATTAGGAATCCTGATGATGAACATCCCAGGCTTCGGCTTTTTATGGACCACCCTCAGAACAGTACTCAGCAAACCAGAAGGCCCCGATTTTTACGCCTTTACCATTGTAGGTGTTGCCTTTGAAGGCACTATGCGGGGTTTATTTTCGATGCTGTTCGGCGCGGGCATGGTCTTGTTCACTCAAAATAAGCAAGAATCAGAAAATGGTCCTACAGTAGCGGAATACTACTATCGTCGTTTGTTATGGTTGGTTTTATTCGGTGTTTTTAACGCCTATATCTTACTCTGGTTTGGCGACATTCTGTTCTTCTACGGACTGTGTGGCATGCTACTCTATCCCTTCCGCCGAACAAAAGCAGCGTGGTTAATTGGCTTGGCTATTGCCTGTCTGGGTATAAACACGATCCGCACTGAACTATGGTATAGCGAGTTACGCTCAAATCGGTCGGGTTACCTGGAAGCGGTGGCTTTAGAGAAAGTCCATAAAAAGCCAACAGAGAAACAGAAAGAAGCAAAGGCCGCCTGGGAAAAATTCGAGAAGAATACGAAACGCGATCCTAAAAAAGAGGCTAAAGAGCTAAAAGCAATGCGGGGTGATTATGGCACTGTCTTCGCCCATTTACTTCCTCGCAACAGTGACGACGAGATATATGGCACCTACTTCGGAGGCTGGGATATGCTGTTGATGATGTTTGTCGGTATGGCTCTGTTGCAATGGGGATTTTTCGCGAATAAGCTCCCTACATCGACCTATCTCTTAACGCTCCTGATTGGCTATGGTATAGGATTGCCGATAAGCTGGTTCTATGTAAAATCGGAAGTAACATGGCTGGTCCATCCTACTCAGGTAGTTGACAACTTCCGAACAATACCTTTTCAGGTTTACGACGTTCGCAGAATCCTGCTGGCGCTTGGCCACGCTAGTTTGTTGATACTGATTTACCGATCGAATGTGGTGCCCTGGCTAATGAAATCCCTGACGGCCGTGGGGCAAATGGCTTTTACCAATTACCTCATGCAATCCATTATCTGCACCCTTTTCTTTTATGGATACGGCCTGGGGTATTACGGAAAACTCGCTTATCACCAGTTGTATTATGTCGTGGCTTGTGTCTGGCTATTTCAGTTGATTATCTCCCCTATCTGGCTGAATTATTTCCGATTTGGGCCATTTGAGTGGGTATGGCGTAGTTTGACATACTGGAAAGCGCAGCCTATGCGCCGGACGCTGACAACTGATTAA
- the ffh gene encoding signal recognition particle protein, translating to MFENLQDKLNKAIKTLKGQGRITEINVAATIKEVRRALTDADVNYKVAKEITDRIRDKALDRKVLISVEPGQLFVKIVQEELTDLMGGEAQGINIKGDPAVILIAGLQGSGKTTFSGKLAAYLKKQGRNVLLVAADIYRPAAIDQLKVLGEQVGVDVHAEPENKDAVSIAKNGIDQARKTGKKIVIIDTAGRLAVDEAMMQEIEAVKRAINPTETLFVVDSMTGQDAVNTARTFNERLNFDGVVLTKLDGDARGGAALSIKTVVNKPIKFISTGEKMEALDVFYPDRMASRILGMGDVISLVERAQQAFDEDEAKRINAKMRKNQFDFDDFLSQLQQIKKMGNVKDLLGMIPGMGKMIKDLDIDNDSFKPIEAIISSMTPKERSRPDIIDGSRKKRIAAGSGTNIQQVNNLLKQFDEMRKMMKKMNTMQASGKMNKMMR from the coding sequence ATGTTCGAGAATCTTCAGGATAAGCTAAATAAGGCCATTAAAACCCTTAAAGGGCAGGGCCGCATTACCGAAATCAACGTTGCCGCAACCATCAAAGAAGTCCGTCGCGCGTTGACCGATGCCGACGTAAACTATAAAGTTGCCAAAGAAATCACCGACCGCATTCGCGACAAAGCGCTTGACCGAAAGGTGCTTATTTCTGTTGAACCGGGCCAATTATTCGTCAAAATCGTTCAGGAAGAACTGACGGACTTGATGGGTGGCGAAGCCCAGGGAATCAATATCAAAGGCGATCCGGCGGTTATTCTGATCGCAGGGTTGCAAGGGTCTGGTAAAACAACCTTTTCGGGTAAGTTGGCAGCCTACCTGAAAAAGCAAGGACGAAATGTGCTGCTTGTTGCGGCAGACATCTATCGCCCGGCGGCTATTGACCAGTTGAAAGTGCTGGGCGAGCAGGTTGGCGTAGACGTACATGCCGAACCCGAAAACAAAGACGCGGTTAGTATTGCCAAGAACGGGATCGACCAGGCGCGCAAAACGGGCAAGAAAATCGTGATTATCGATACGGCTGGCCGTTTGGCTGTCGATGAAGCGATGATGCAGGAAATCGAAGCCGTTAAACGCGCGATTAACCCAACCGAAACTCTGTTCGTGGTTGACTCTATGACGGGGCAGGATGCTGTCAATACCGCGAGAACGTTTAACGAACGCCTTAATTTCGATGGCGTTGTGTTAACCAAGCTCGATGGTGACGCACGAGGTGGAGCCGCGTTATCTATCAAAACGGTTGTTAACAAACCCATCAAGTTCATCAGTACGGGCGAGAAAATGGAAGCCCTCGACGTGTTCTATCCAGATCGGATGGCTAGTCGGATTCTGGGAATGGGTGACGTAATTTCGCTGGTAGAGCGGGCGCAGCAGGCGTTTGACGAAGACGAAGCTAAGCGCATCAACGCCAAGATGCGGAAGAATCAGTTCGACTTCGACGACTTCCTATCGCAGTTGCAGCAGATCAAAAAGATGGGTAACGTTAAAGATCTGCTCGGTATGATTCCAGGTATGGGCAAAATGATCAAGGACTTAGATATCGATAACGATTCGTTTAAGCCCATTGAAGCCATTATCAGTTCGATGACACCCAAGGAGCGTAGCCGCCCTGATATCATCGACGGGAGCCGTAAAAAACGTATCGCAGCGGGTAGTGGTACCAACATTCAGCAAGTGAATAACCTGCTGAAACAGTTTGACGAGATGCGGAAGATGATGAAGAAAATGAACACCATGCAGGCATCCGGTAAAATGAACAAAATGATGCGCTAG
- a CDS encoding type II toxin-antitoxin system HicA family toxin, protein MDYSPKRLINLLKERGWELQRIKGSHHIYFNEELNRTIPVPIHGNRDMAKGTFYTILKQAGIDRNEV, encoded by the coding sequence ATGGATTACTCCCCGAAACGCTTGATTAATTTGTTGAAGGAACGTGGCTGGGAATTACAGCGTATCAAAGGCAGCCATCACATATACTTTAACGAGGAACTAAATCGCACTATTCCTGTACCCATTCATGGTAATCGGGATATGGCAAAAGGTACATTTTATACCATTTTAAAACAGGCCGGTATTGACCGGAACGAAGTCTAA
- a CDS encoding type II toxin-antitoxin system HicB family antitoxin, producing the protein MFTIWQLLTVGNCYLCHKMVNKAMKQATYRVLLRKEPEGVYTAIVPSIPGCVTWGETIEEAIAMAREAAEGCLEVYAEKGIPIDDDSETFEYSINLPVAPLTDQAA; encoded by the coding sequence TTGTTCACTATTTGGCAATTATTGACCGTTGGAAACTGTTATCTTTGCCACAAGATGGTCAATAAAGCTATGAAGCAAGCCACATATCGAGTTTTATTACGCAAAGAGCCAGAAGGTGTTTATACCGCAATAGTTCCATCGATTCCAGGCTGTGTAACATGGGGAGAAACTATTGAGGAAGCAATTGCAATGGCTCGTGAAGCTGCAGAGGGCTGTTTGGAAGTATATGCAGAAAAGGGAATACCGATTGATGATGATAGTGAAACGTTTGAGTATTCGATCAATCTTCCAGTAGCCCCTCTGACCGATCAGGCTGCTTAA
- a CDS encoding glycerol-3-phosphate dehydrogenase/oxidase: MNRNANWERLQQESFDVCIIGAGASGAGAALDAALRGYRVALIDRGDFASETSSRSTKLIHGGVRYLEQAIKKLDLAQLRQVRHGLAERRTVIRNAPHLAHPLAILTPVFSWFEGLYMTVGLTLYDMIAGHDSFPKGSWLNQAEALAKSPMLTRQMHSAVLYYDGQFNDARYALALAHSAEEAGTAVVNYAAVTGFTRENGQLKSATVQDQLTGETIDVKATVFLNCTGPYSDALRLLANPAIDQRIRPSKGVHIVLPRETLGSDYAILIPKTADGRVVFAIPFGDKVFVGTTDNDYEDLSLEPMLEPDEVDYLIETVRPYLAKSPNRSEIQAGFGGIRPLIVSSRADTKTLLRDHEVEHDPESGLLSLLGGKWTTYRVMAQDAVDRVGEFLNKPVKSTTENHYLIGGENYRFDDWQRLQTQYGLPADSCQHLMRTYGNRAEAVAKLTQQSVLAEKLIDSQPFLKAEVVYQVREEMAVTLRDVLARRWRLELSNWQLTAQLAPQIAELMAAELDWSEAHRSEQILAYQQLLNTFIKQAGLSLEQSAVASL; encoded by the coding sequence ATGAATCGGAACGCAAATTGGGAGCGGCTACAACAGGAATCATTTGATGTTTGTATCATCGGTGCAGGTGCCAGTGGTGCCGGTGCTGCTTTAGATGCCGCCCTGCGTGGCTACCGAGTCGCGCTGATCGACCGGGGTGATTTTGCCAGTGAAACCTCTTCCCGTTCTACCAAACTGATTCATGGGGGCGTTCGCTATCTGGAGCAGGCGATTAAAAAGCTTGATCTGGCTCAGCTTCGACAAGTACGTCACGGCTTGGCCGAACGCCGGACGGTTATTCGAAACGCTCCGCATTTAGCTCATCCTCTGGCTATTCTTACGCCGGTATTCAGTTGGTTCGAGGGGCTTTACATGACCGTTGGGCTGACTCTTTACGACATGATTGCTGGGCATGATTCCTTTCCCAAAGGAAGCTGGCTCAATCAGGCAGAGGCTTTAGCCAAAAGTCCAATGCTAACGCGCCAGATGCACAGTGCCGTTTTGTATTACGATGGACAGTTCAACGACGCCCGTTATGCACTTGCGTTAGCTCACTCAGCCGAAGAGGCCGGAACGGCTGTGGTAAATTATGCGGCCGTAACTGGTTTTACACGGGAAAATGGCCAGCTTAAAAGTGCTACGGTACAAGATCAACTCACGGGCGAAACAATTGACGTAAAAGCCACAGTATTTCTGAATTGCACTGGACCCTATTCTGATGCACTTCGCTTGTTGGCAAATCCAGCAATCGACCAACGTATCCGGCCGAGTAAGGGCGTTCATATTGTATTGCCTCGCGAAACATTAGGTAGCGACTATGCTATACTCATTCCCAAAACTGCCGATGGCCGGGTTGTCTTTGCGATTCCATTTGGCGATAAAGTGTTTGTGGGCACCACGGATAACGATTACGAAGATCTGAGCCTGGAACCCATGCTGGAGCCCGATGAGGTCGATTACCTGATCGAGACGGTGCGCCCTTATTTAGCTAAATCGCCGAATCGTTCGGAGATACAGGCTGGCTTTGGCGGTATTCGTCCGTTGATTGTGAGTAGCCGGGCAGATACCAAAACACTGCTTCGCGATCATGAAGTAGAGCACGATCCAGAATCAGGCTTATTAAGTTTATTGGGCGGTAAATGGACGACCTACCGGGTTATGGCGCAAGATGCTGTTGACCGTGTTGGCGAATTCCTGAATAAACCTGTTAAGAGTACGACCGAAAATCACTACTTGATTGGGGGAGAAAACTATCGTTTCGATGATTGGCAACGGTTACAAACCCAATATGGTCTTCCGGCCGATAGCTGTCAGCATCTGATGCGTACGTATGGAAACCGTGCTGAAGCAGTTGCGAAATTAACGCAGCAATCGGTTCTGGCTGAAAAGCTAATTGATAGCCAACCTTTTCTGAAGGCAGAAGTTGTGTATCAGGTACGGGAAGAAATGGCGGTTACGTTACGCGATGTGTTGGCCCGACGCTGGCGACTAGAGCTTTCGAACTGGCAGCTAACGGCTCAACTAGCTCCCCAGATTGCCGAATTAATGGCGGCTGAATTGGATTGGAGTGAAGCGCACCGTTCAGAACAGATTCTGGCTTATCAACAGTTGCTTAATACGTTTATAAAACAAGCCGGACTGTCTTTGGAACAGTCCGCCGTTGCTTCGCTATAA
- a CDS encoding outer membrane beta-barrel protein gives MKKLFVTVLAAGMTTAAFCQKTFILSHQDKKGFFAVSAGASVPVGRFASCSATDDQACMAGNGLAFNVSAGYRIAGPVGLMIRGEQHRNSVNTGAMLDALYRNESDVWTARADNWSILTMMVGPYVSIPVTGRLSVDARLLAGRALAVLPNTSMSGTFGHTEMSLKTTGSQSNAMAYGGGLSLRYRLGRSTALNLNADYSRSDFTFNNLTSIATSANSVSKSSNYSSDRTVGVVSVSAGVSLLFGTKYRPF, from the coding sequence ATGAAAAAGCTCTTCGTAACTGTGTTGGCAGCTGGTATGACTACTGCTGCCTTTTGCCAGAAGACGTTTATTCTATCGCATCAGGATAAAAAAGGTTTTTTTGCTGTATCGGCGGGGGCTAGCGTGCCCGTTGGCCGGTTTGCCAGTTGCTCAGCTACCGACGATCAGGCCTGCATGGCTGGAAATGGACTTGCCTTTAACGTATCGGCAGGCTACCGAATCGCGGGCCCCGTTGGCTTAATGATTCGGGGTGAGCAACATCGGAACTCGGTAAATACGGGTGCTATGCTGGATGCTCTGTATCGGAACGAATCAGATGTCTGGACGGCGAGGGCCGATAACTGGTCAATTCTTACAATGATGGTCGGCCCATACGTGTCGATTCCAGTAACGGGCAGATTATCGGTAGATGCTCGACTGCTCGCCGGACGCGCACTGGCTGTTTTACCTAACACATCGATGTCGGGGACATTCGGTCACACTGAAATGTCGCTTAAAACGACGGGTTCCCAGAGCAATGCAATGGCTTATGGGGGCGGATTGTCGCTGCGGTATCGTCTTGGGCGGAGTACGGCGCTTAACCTGAATGCCGATTATAGCCGTTCTGATTTTACGTTCAACAACCTGACGTCGATAGCTACCAGTGCGAACAGCGTTTCTAAAAGTTCAAACTACAGTAGTGACCGGACTGTTGGCGTTGTAAGTGTATCGGCTGGTGTATCGTTGCTATTCGGTACCAAATACCGTCCGTTCTAG
- a CDS encoding trehalase family glycosidase, translated as MLGLKESGRLDLIKGMLDNFAFLIDQFGFIPNGNRTYFLSRSQPPYFALMVGVLAEIEGKEVLAKYQSQLLKEYDFWMDGRNALTDEQPITKRVVKLAGNRILNRYWDNTPTPRPEAYRQEIELTEEAQPLGVVPEELYTHIRAACESGWDFSSRWFKDQQAMTTIDAANIIPVDQNCLLYWLEVTLHDAALQTGQHKMAYDDYDWLIKDREKAIQQTFWNEETGFFHDYDLVTGRQTEALTLAGAFPLFFKLATPEQAERVHDRLKADFLQAGGWVTTLNHTGQQWDWPNGWAPLQWIVYRALTNYGFTETANEGRDRWLALNDKVFRATGKMMEKYNVVDAAITTGGGEYPNQDGFGWTNGVYLAMNAHTK; from the coding sequence ATGCTAGGCCTGAAAGAATCGGGAAGACTCGATTTGATAAAGGGTATGCTCGATAATTTCGCTTTCCTGATCGATCAGTTCGGGTTCATTCCAAACGGAAATCGGACCTACTTTTTGAGCCGTTCCCAGCCCCCTTACTTTGCGTTGATGGTAGGCGTGCTGGCTGAAATTGAAGGCAAAGAAGTACTGGCAAAGTATCAATCGCAGCTCCTGAAAGAATATGATTTCTGGATGGATGGTCGCAATGCCCTAACAGATGAACAGCCTATTACTAAGCGAGTTGTTAAGCTAGCAGGTAATCGGATTCTGAATCGGTATTGGGACAACACACCTACACCCCGCCCTGAGGCTTATCGGCAGGAAATCGAACTAACCGAAGAAGCGCAACCGCTGGGCGTTGTGCCCGAAGAGTTGTATACCCACATTCGGGCTGCCTGCGAATCAGGTTGGGATTTCAGTAGTCGCTGGTTTAAAGATCAGCAGGCTATGACGACTATCGATGCAGCCAATATCATTCCCGTGGATCAAAATTGCCTGCTTTATTGGCTCGAAGTAACCCTACACGATGCAGCACTTCAAACAGGCCAACACAAGATGGCTTACGATGACTATGATTGGTTGATCAAAGATCGGGAGAAAGCCATCCAACAAACGTTCTGGAATGAAGAAACAGGCTTCTTCCACGATTATGATTTGGTAACCGGTCGACAAACCGAAGCGCTGACGTTGGCCGGAGCATTTCCATTATTCTTTAAACTAGCCACACCCGAACAGGCCGAACGCGTTCATGACCGACTCAAAGCAGACTTCCTGCAAGCGGGCGGTTGGGTGACAACACTTAATCATACGGGACAACAATGGGATTGGCCAAACGGCTGGGCACCGTTGCAATGGATTGTCTATCGGGCGCTGACCAATTATGGATTTACCGAAACCGCCAATGAAGGGCGTGACCGGTGGCTGGCTCTAAACGACAAGGTTTTTCGGGCAACGGGCAAAATGATGGAGAAATATAACGTTGTTGATGCCGCTATTACTACAGGAGGAGGGGAGTATCCGAACCAGGATGGTTTCGGTTGGACTAATGGCGTTTACTTAGCAATGAACGCACATACTAAATAG
- a CDS encoding trehalase family glycosidase, producing the protein MVTSSFPKSPDQLFGTLFQDVQLGHVFADSKTFVDCVPKLAPADLVALYESEKTKAGFDLSVFVHTYFVVPEKVASDYISDTSVSTAEHINRLWDRLTRQADPPVEGSSRVPLPYPYVVPGGAIQGDFLLG; encoded by the coding sequence TTGGTAACTTCATCTTTCCCCAAATCGCCGGACCAACTTTTCGGTACTCTGTTTCAGGATGTACAGTTAGGACACGTTTTTGCCGACTCGAAAACCTTTGTCGATTGTGTGCCTAAACTCGCGCCTGCCGATCTGGTCGCGCTCTATGAAAGTGAGAAAACCAAAGCTGGTTTTGACCTTTCGGTGTTTGTGCATACCTATTTTGTCGTTCCTGAAAAAGTTGCCAGCGATTATATTAGCGATACATCCGTTAGCACTGCCGAACATATAAACCGACTTTGGGACCGGCTCACGCGGCAGGCCGATCCGCCTGTTGAAGGAAGTTCGCGGGTGCCTTTGCCATATCCTTATGTCGTTCCGGGGGGGGCGATTCAGGGAGATTTTCTATTGGGATAG
- a CDS encoding MFS transporter, whose product MAHWRIKLSLLLNYFVFAILLNSVGTVILQVQNNYGVTASAASVLEAFKDLTIAFVSFIVASYIVRIGYKRAMLIALGLVILACLLMPQVPAFWTTKLLFAATGAGFALIKVSIFATIGLITDDSNGHASFMNFLESFFMIGVLSGYFLFSAFVDDKNPQSASWLTVYYVLAGIALVAFLLLLSTPIDESGVKNEVPTSLVDDLADMFRLAITPVVLVFIGTAFVYVLMEQGIMSWLPTFNSKILQLPTSLSIEMASILAASTAAGRFLAGVLLSRISWYWLLIICLIASAGLVLLALPLATGIDGRTVTGWGDAPVAAFVFPLIGLFIAPIYPAINSAILSSLPLRQHGPMAGLIVIFSALGGTTGSIITGHVFEAYDGQTAFYFSLIPISLLLVLITVFSRMQKKTGKEVTITAGLGGH is encoded by the coding sequence ATGGCTCACTGGCGCATAAAACTCTCGCTACTTCTAAACTATTTTGTTTTCGCCATTCTGCTCAACAGTGTTGGAACGGTGATTTTGCAGGTTCAGAATAATTATGGTGTAACGGCTTCGGCAGCCAGCGTGCTTGAAGCGTTCAAGGATTTAACCATTGCGTTTGTGTCCTTTATTGTAGCCTCCTACATTGTCCGGATTGGCTACAAACGGGCTATGCTAATTGCCCTCGGACTGGTTATTCTGGCCTGTCTGCTAATGCCGCAAGTCCCCGCCTTCTGGACAACCAAGCTGCTCTTTGCGGCAACAGGTGCTGGGTTTGCGCTCATTAAAGTGTCCATCTTTGCTACGATCGGCTTAATTACCGACGATTCGAACGGGCACGCCAGCTTCATGAACTTCCTGGAGTCGTTTTTCATGATTGGCGTTTTATCTGGCTATTTTCTGTTTAGTGCATTCGTTGATGACAAGAACCCTCAATCAGCCTCCTGGCTCACCGTTTATTATGTTCTGGCGGGTATTGCCTTAGTGGCCTTTCTGCTGTTACTCAGTACACCGATTGACGAATCGGGCGTCAAGAACGAAGTCCCTACAAGTTTGGTCGATGATCTGGCCGATATGTTTCGTTTAGCCATTACCCCCGTCGTGTTGGTATTTATCGGTACTGCTTTTGTCTATGTACTAATGGAGCAGGGAATCATGAGCTGGCTTCCTACCTTCAACAGCAAAATTCTGCAACTGCCCACCTCATTAAGTATCGAGATGGCGAGTATTCTGGCAGCCTCAACAGCAGCCGGTCGGTTTCTGGCTGGTGTGCTATTAAGCCGTATTTCGTGGTACTGGCTCCTGATTATTTGCCTGATCGCGTCAGCTGGCTTGGTCTTGCTGGCGTTACCACTAGCCACGGGCATTGATGGCCGCACGGTGACAGGCTGGGGAGATGCGCCCGTAGCGGCTTTCGTTTTCCCATTAATCGGCTTATTCATTGCCCCCATTTACCCAGCCATCAACTCAGCCATTTTGAGTAGCTTGCCCTTACGGCAACACGGCCCAATGGCCGGTTTGATTGTGATTTTCTCTGCCTTAGGTGGCACCACCGGCTCCATCATTACAGGACACGTTTTCGAAGCCTACGACGGACAGACGGCATTTTATTTCTCCCTCATTCCCATTAGCCTATTGCTCGTACTGATCACCGTGTTCAGCCGAATGCAAAAGAAAACCGGGAAAGAGGTAACGATTACAGCGGGTCTGGGCGGACATTAA